In the Pontibacillus sp. HMF3514 genome, TTAAAGTAGACCACACGCGAGATGGTTTAACGACGCTTCACGAATTTTTAAAGCATTTAAAGGAAGTTACGGGTCAAGATCCAGCAATTGTTTTGGAGGCAACGGGACATTATCATGCGCCTGTTGTTCAATTTCTGGAGGAGCATAATTATTTATTAATCATTGTAAATCCATTGGTTTCTTTTAGAGCGAAAAGCTCTAATTTACGAAAGGTGAAAACTGATGCAGTTGATGCTTATCTTCTTTGTGAACTTTACTATAAGGAAGATTTAGAGCCTTATAAAAAGCGAGGAGTTCAACTTTTAAACCTTCGTAATTTAACTCGGCAACATGAAAATATTACTGGGAACTTTATTCAAACAAAGTTACAGTTCCAAGCTGTATTGGAACAAGTATTTCCTGAATACAAAGGGGTTTTTGGTGAGCTATATTCTTTTGTTTCTTTACGGATCCTCAAAGAATATAAGTCCTCGGAAGATATTTTAAGGACTAGTGAAGACAGACTGGCAAATCGAATAGCTGATTTATGTACAAGTCGTTCTGAAAAGTGGGCTTATGAAAAAGCACAAACTCTGAAAGCAGCAGCTGCTCGTAATCCTTTTAAAAAGACACTGTATCAAAGTCACCTATTAAGTATGGGAATGTATATTGATATGCTTCTTCAATTTAAAGAGCATCTATCAAAGTTAGATGCAGAGATAGATACTCTAGCTAAAGAAATTGAAGAATATAAGATTATTAAATCTATCCCTGGTATCGGAGAAAAGATCGCTGCCACGATTATTTCTGAAATTGGGGAAATAGATCGATTTAATCACCCTAAAAAGCTTGTGGCTTTTGCCGGTGTTGATCCAAGTGTGTTTGAATCAGGTCGCTTTACAGCCAGTAATAATCGCATTACTAAAAGAGGTTCTAGTCGCTTAAGGCACGCTTTATATCTGGCTGTCTGTTGTGCGATTAGAGACAAACGGAAAAAGAAAACAACCGATGAAATACTCCCTAGAAATAAGAAATTGAGAGAATTTTACGATAAGAAACGAAACGAAGGTAAACCTTTTAGAGTAGCAGTCATCGCTTGTGTTAATAAGCTTTTACATTGGATCTATGCTCTTTTAAAAAGCAGAACTAACTTCCAAGAAATAGCTTGATAACTATATCTGCCTATATAGAACAAAACCTTCCAATATAGTTTTAATGGAAGGTTATTTGGCATGTTCTTTTTTATTTTATCATGTCTTTTTTCAGTTTTTTATTGAAAAATGTTGACAAACTATTAGCTGGTTTAGTTTAAGATCATTTCTTCACAATCTAACTCAAATTTTACTACAAATATCCAGTTATTAAATCACTTCATAATTTAATTCATAACATAAAAATAAGACACAACCCTATTTCAGAATTGCGCCCTTTAAATGAAAACTTGATATCAAGATATTCATTAATGTGGTTCTGCAACTATAGAATTCGTTAGAACAAAAGCTGATCGTTTACCCCCTGAAAAGATTCTTCCTCATATTTAATCTTGGATAATATATCCTCTTCATTAAATTCCAAAGCAACCTCATCATATTGTAGCCTGTCAATCATTTCACTAATTTCATACCACTCAAGCAAATCATCCGGGTAATCTAACTCTGTCGCAACAATATGAAAAATCCTCTTAGCTAAACCAAACATTTCTGATTGATTATTAACTTTTATTATTTTATTTGCAAAAAGCTCTATATAAGCTCTCGCACTTACTTCTAAGCTAGGTTTTTGAATTTCTAGCTCATTTAATGCCTTATTAAAATACTCTTCAACTTCAAAAATATTATCTTCAAATGAAAAAGCAGCAATTATGTTTAATGACGGTGATGATATATTGTTTTTTAATAAACTGTGCGACCAATTAATATAGTCTTCAACCGACACAATTTCCTTTTGAATGATATAAAATAGAGCATTAGATTGCATTTTACAACCACCTTAAAATCTCTTTTCTTCCTGCTACAATATTAGTTTTTTCTTCTTCAACTCTTTTGCGTTAGTTAGCATAACAATCTAATTCAAATTTAACACAAATAGCCAGTAAACAACCTGATCTACTTTACGATTAAGACAAATGAAAAGGCCGTTCCTTATTCCAGAAAAGCGCGCAAAAGCTGAATACTTGGATTCGAGATAACTTTAACGAATGAAAAAATTTCATAAAACAATAATATGAATGAACTTTTATTTTGGAAGGAGTATATAGGATGAAAAAGTTAATGTTTATGGCGGTAATTTTAGTATTTATGCTCAATACCTTACCAGGGGCAATTAGTGTCAATGCTAAAACACAGGAACAATGTATTAGTCAATCAGAGGTAAAGTTCAAAAATGAATTCAGAAGACTTTGGGTTGATCATGTGTTGTGGACAAGCAATTATATTACAAGTGCAACAACAGCCGGTGCTGAGGATCAAAAGGAAGTGCTATCAAGACTTCTGAGGAATCAGGAGGATATAGGAAATGCAATTAAGCCAGTGTATGGAGAGAAAGCAGGGAACAAGCTTACTGATTTGCTAAAAGAACATATCGTTATAGCTGGTAAAATCGTAGATGCCGCTAAAAATGGGAACGAAAAAATGATGGATAAGCTTAACAAAGACTGGTATAGAAATGCTGATGATATTGCGGCGTTCCTTAGTGATGCCAATCCCCATTTAAAAAATGAAGATTTAAAAGAAATGCTATATATACATTTAGAATTGGTAACAGATGACTTAATAGCAAGCTTAGAAAAAGAATGGGATGAAAGAATTGTTGCGATCGATGATGGGATGACTCATATAATCTTAATGGCAGATGCGATCTCTGAAGGAGTTGTCAAACAGTTTCCTGAGACATTTAAAAAATAAACTAGAGAAGCTTCAGCATATGCTGGGGCTTCTTTTATAACTTACTTTGACATATGTACTGTATGTTTATATCTACTTATAAAGTATCTGTAATTATACTAATAAGAATCAGAAATAGTTTTCTAATCCATGTACTTTAAAACGCAAATATAAAAAAAAAGGCGTAAAACCTTTGTTCTAGGTTTGAGCCCATATTATTTCAGCCATTTATCCATTTTCTCTTTTACTTCAGTATGAGTAAAAGAACTTTCTTCATCTAATGGCATATGTATTCATGCCATTTATTGCGACATTAGGCTCACCTATTAAACACCAATGAGAATATGTACAAAATATTTATTGAATTCCTTCCTGGCTATCTGTAGAAGTTATAAAACAAGGCTTAGAGATTAAAATTCTCTAAGCCTAAAAATTCGATTATATGTGAATACTATTGTGAAGCACTAGTATTTTTCTGGCTTCTCTTTTTACTCAATTTTATATTTAAAATTTCTCCAGAAACACATCAGGCACTTGTGATTCAAAGTGTAACATTTCATTTCGGGAAGGATGTTTAAACGTAATTTCTTTTGCATGGAGTCCTAAGCGACCTATCGAATTCCTTGTTGCTCCATACTTTTTATCTCCAACAATCGAATGGCCTATATCTTTCATATGCACGCGGATTTGATTCTTCCTTCCAGTTTCAAGGTTAAGCTTAACTAAGGAAAAGTTTTGGTTCGACTGCAACACTTTATAATGGGTGACAGCTTTTTTCCCATCGTTTGGCTTCTTACTTGAATACATTACATGTGTTTTAGTCTCTTTTAACCAAGAGGTTATCACACCTTCAGATTTTTGTATGTTCCCTTCTACAATAGCTATATAAGTCCGTTCCTTTACCATGTCTTTCCATGAATTCTGTAGCTTGTTTTTCACCTGTTCTGATTTTGCAAAGATCATGACTCCCGATGTATCTCGATCTAAACGATGAACAATAAATATGCGATTTTTAGGATGACTTGTTTTGACATATTCAGAAAGCTGGCGGTGAGCTGTTAAAGTTTTCTCTTTACCTGAGGAAATAGATAAAAGACCTGAAACCTTTTCAACCACAATGATATCCATATCTTCATAAAGAATCATAAGTCCTCTCAATGAATGTTCAGAACGCACGTTATCTTTATATATTTCCACCACTTGCTCCTGTTGAAGTGGATAATTATGCTTCGTAACTACATTTCCTTCTATAACAACATTCCCACTAGTGAGAACAGATTTAACAGCATTACGACTTAGGTGGGATAGAACCTTTTGTAAAAAAGGAAGCAAAGTCGTTGATTCTTTTACGATATATCGCTTAGCTCTTTGATTTTGACATCTTGTTACATTTCCCTTCTTTTTCACACCGTGACCTCCATTTATGACACTGTCACAAAAGTATTTTGATATTCTAATAGACATTTTCTCTCTTAAGATTATACACTCCTTATTTTATTTATCTAGAAAAACCTAACCCTTTGATTACGGATGTAAAAATCTTAACATTCAACCCTCCATACAAATGAATGAATATAAATGTATATTAATTCTTAATTAACCCCTTTAAATGAATAATTATGTGTGATAGCATTCTAGATACTAATAAAAATACATCAACACTTATAGTTATCAAGGAGGAAAAGTCATGAACAACAAATTTGTAGTAAGCGTACTAATGATGATCTTATCGATTGGATTAATTGGGTGTAGTAATTCTTCAGCAACAGAGAATTCTGAGAAAACATTGGTTATGGGAACATCAGCAGATTTTGCTCCATTTGAATCTAGAAATGAATCTGGTGAAATCGTTGGATTCGATATTGATTTAGCTAATCATATTGCTGATGAGTTAGGTTATAACCTAGAAATTAAGGATATGAAATTTGACGGCTTAGTTGGAGCGCTTCAAACAGAGAAAGTAGATATGGTTCTAGCTGGAATGTCTGCTACAGAAAAACGTAGTCAAAACGTAGATTTTTCCACGCAATACAATCACTCAGGCGAAATGTTTATAACGAATAAAGATGCAAACATTGAATCACTAGAACAACTAAAAGGAAAAACGGTGGGCGTACAGCTTGGAACTATTCAAGAAGAAGGTGCTAAGAAAATCCAGGAGAAAGTAGACTTTAAGATTAAGCGTGTAGATACCAGTTCAACACTAATTCAGGAATTAAAAACAAATCGCATTGATGTTGCTTACATGGACAAAGCGGCCGCTAAAGGATATATCAAGGAACAAAATCTTGGTGGTTTTGAAGATCCTACCTCTAGTTCACCAGGAATGGCTGTAGCATTTCCAAAAGGAAGTGACCTTAAAGAAGATGTAAATAAAGTTTTAAAAGAGATGAAAGAAAGCGGAAAGCTTGAAGAACTAAAAAAGAAATGGTTAGAAGAATCAAAGTAAACCATAACATCAAGATTTA is a window encoding:
- a CDS encoding IS110 family transposase, with protein sequence MNPVVGLDVSKGESQVQAFLDKKKPYRKNFKVDHTRDGLTTLHEFLKHLKEVTGQDPAIVLEATGHYHAPVVQFLEEHNYLLIIVNPLVSFRAKSSNLRKVKTDAVDAYLLCELYYKEDLEPYKKRGVQLLNLRNLTRQHENITGNFIQTKLQFQAVLEQVFPEYKGVFGELYSFVSLRILKEYKSSEDILRTSEDRLANRIADLCTSRSEKWAYEKAQTLKAAAARNPFKKTLYQSHLLSMGMYIDMLLQFKEHLSKLDAEIDTLAKEIEEYKIIKSIPGIGEKIAATIISEIGEIDRFNHPKKLVAFAGVDPSVFESGRFTASNNRITKRGSSRLRHALYLAVCCAIRDKRKKKTTDEILPRNKKLREFYDKKRNEGKPFRVAVIACVNKLLHWIYALLKSRTNFQEIA
- a CDS encoding glycosyltransferase encodes the protein MKKLMFMAVILVFMLNTLPGAISVNAKTQEQCISQSEVKFKNEFRRLWVDHVLWTSNYITSATTAGAEDQKEVLSRLLRNQEDIGNAIKPVYGEKAGNKLTDLLKEHIVIAGKIVDAAKNGNEKMMDKLNKDWYRNADDIAAFLSDANPHLKNEDLKEMLYIHLELVTDDLIASLEKEWDERIVAIDDGMTHIILMADAISEGVVKQFPETFKK
- a CDS encoding RluA family pseudouridine synthase; translated protein: MKKKGNVTRCQNQRAKRYIVKESTTLLPFLQKVLSHLSRNAVKSVLTSGNVVIEGNVVTKHNYPLQQEQVVEIYKDNVRSEHSLRGLMILYEDMDIIVVEKVSGLLSISSGKEKTLTAHRQLSEYVKTSHPKNRIFIVHRLDRDTSGVMIFAKSEQVKNKLQNSWKDMVKERTYIAIVEGNIQKSEGVITSWLKETKTHVMYSSKKPNDGKKAVTHYKVLQSNQNFSLVKLNLETGRKNQIRVHMKDIGHSIVGDKKYGATRNSIGRLGLHAKEITFKHPSRNEMLHFESQVPDVFLEKF
- a CDS encoding ABC transporter substrate-binding protein; protein product: MNNKFVVSVLMMILSIGLIGCSNSSATENSEKTLVMGTSADFAPFESRNESGEIVGFDIDLANHIADELGYNLEIKDMKFDGLVGALQTEKVDMVLAGMSATEKRSQNVDFSTQYNHSGEMFITNKDANIESLEQLKGKTVGVQLGTIQEEGAKKIQEKVDFKIKRVDTSSTLIQELKTNRIDVAYMDKAAAKGYIKEQNLGGFEDPTSSSPGMAVAFPKGSDLKEDVNKVLKEMKESGKLEELKKKWLEESK